AGTCGGCTGGATGTTGACGATCACTGTCGCGCGGTCGAAAACCAGCTGCTGATGAGCGCGAGTAAGGAAACGGAAGAAGCTCAGCGGATTCTGGTGGCATTTTTCAACCGCATAGTGCCCGCCGATCTGCTGCCACTGCAGTTGCCGATCAGCGAAGATTTACAGCGGTTGGATTTGCAGCGCACCGTGGACTGGTTGCGCAGCCGGTTAATCGAGCTACAGGACCAGGAACAGCGACTTGCGAGCCTGCAGGTGCAGGGCGCGAAAATGCAGTTGGGCGCAGGTCTGATCCGCGTCAACTTCGAAGTAACACCCGCCGACTATTGTCTCGGCGGTATTGCTCGCGGGGCGATTGATGAGTCGATACGGGACAACCACACACGACTACAAGACTGCATGCAGCAGCGAGGGCAGATCATCTCCATGTTCTATCAGCGTATCCTGCACGCGGTTGAGGGGATGACGGCTTCAGGCCAGCGAGATTGTCAGGTGGCACTAGAGCGCCTGACGGCGTACGAGTATTTGCGGGAACCCCTTGTTGCGGTGGGGCGCTACGGGGATCTGATCAGTGTCGCAATTGATCGCCTACCGGTAGACAAGATTCCGCAACCGTTGTTGCAGAAGTATGTCACCCTCGCTTTGCAGCAGTGTGAAATATTGTCAGTGGCGGTCAGAAATGGCGCGGCTGAACTGGGCGTTGATCTTGCGGATCGCCTGGATCTGTTCAATGAGGCACGGGAGCGACTTGTCGCCGAAGGCCAGCGCGACCCGCTGACGCGTTTACAGGCGGTGGAGTTACATTGCAAAAACCTGGTGGTGCTGGTCATGGAGAGCTATCACCAGTGTCTTGCCGGATTACTTCAGGTATGCCTGGCAGAAGAGCAGCGCAGGAACATTCGGCCGTTGCGCCTGGCCGGCGCACTTTAGCGGCGGCCAGAATGACCGTTCGCGGACGCCTGCTGCAGTCGCGCAGGTGTCGGCGCGGCGGCGAGTCAACCGCCAGCCAGTTTTACCTTCAGATTTTTCGTCTCCAGTACGGCTTTGATCTCTTCGCGTTTGTCGCCCTGAATCTCGATAACCCCGTCTTTCAATGTGCCGCCGCAGCCGCAACGCTTCTTGAGTTCTGCGAGAATCAGCTTGAGTTCGCTGTCGGCGCCCTCCAGGCCACGCACACAGGTCACGCCTTTGCCTTTGCGGCCCTTGGTCTCCCGCTGGATGCGCACGATGCCGTCGCCCTGGTGGCGTTTTTCTGGCGCGGCAGCTTCTTTGATTCTTCCGCGGTCGGTGGAATATACAAGTCGGTTTTTGTCGCTCATGGAAACCCGTCAGTCGGTTGGATCTGGGGCGGTTTGCCCGGGCGGCAAGCATAGCTGAAGGTGGGTGGGTGCTTAAAGGCTTGAATCTGAACCCGTGGCTTCGGCTAAAATGTCACCCATTCCCGCATTCAAAATAGCAATCCAGGGCGTGGCTCAAATACGCTGCAGATCCCTGGCTGCCCAATAAGGAAAATATCGGATGGCCCTGACTGGTACCCGCAAGTGGCTAAATGAGGTGATTTTTGGCACGGATACCCCCGCGGGAAAGAACTTCGACGTTATTTTAATCTGGACCATCCTGGTCAGTGTTGTGCTGGTGTTGTTGGCGTCCGTGGAAAGCTGGTGGGTGCGCTACGGCGATATCTTCTTCGTGCTGGAGTGGTTTTTTACTGCGCTGTTCACGGTCGAATATTTTGCACGTATTTACTGTGCGAAGGATCGTCGCTCCTACATTTTCAGCTTTTACGGGGTTGTCGACTTTTTGGCGATACTGCCCAGTTATCTCGCCCTGATCTTTACCGGTGCCTCCTACCTGATGGTGATCAGGTTGTTGCGGGTGCTGCGTATCTTCCGCATTCTGAAATTGGTCCGGTATCTGAGGGATGCCAATCTACTGGTGCGCTCGCTGTGGCAGGCGCGCCGGCGGATCCTGGTGTTCTATTCCTGCGTATTGGTGTTGTGCATCATTTTTGGCAGTGTCATGTTTGTGGTCGAAGGGCCGAAGCACGGCTTCACCAGTATCCCCAAGAGTGTCTACTGGACCATCGTGACCATCACGACCGTGGGCTTCGGGGATATCACTCCGCAAACCCCACTGGGCCAGGCGATTGCCTCCATGAC
This is a stretch of genomic DNA from Microbulbifer bruguierae. It encodes these proteins:
- a CDS encoding ion transporter; translation: MALTGTRKWLNEVIFGTDTPAGKNFDVILIWTILVSVVLVLLASVESWWVRYGDIFFVLEWFFTALFTVEYFARIYCAKDRRSYIFSFYGVVDFLAILPSYLALIFTGASYLMVIRLLRVLRIFRILKLVRYLRDANLLVRSLWQARRRILVFYSCVLVLCIIFGSVMFVVEGPKHGFTSIPKSVYWTIVTITTVGFGDITPQTPLGQAIASMTMLIGYSIIAVPTGIVTAELAHELRKDKQLARCHNCGRAGHDSDSEYCKHCGYKLEDFDLLAEE
- the yciH gene encoding stress response translation initiation inhibitor YciH; this encodes MSDKNRLVYSTDRGRIKEAAAPEKRHQGDGIVRIQRETKGRKGKGVTCVRGLEGADSELKLILAELKKRCGCGGTLKDGVIEIQGDKREEIKAVLETKNLKVKLAGG